A part of Desulfobacter sp. genomic DNA contains:
- a CDS encoding AAA family ATPase — MNNTPKGMVISSDKGLCRELASVLSPMVDIQGPVADIALGYRQARDAASELVFLDLGAGEKECMSFTRRMKRVQPDTQVLMVGAAKDPGLLLDAMRAGVSDFLFSPFNNAEISDAVQGALARGGDGSGGGEVVSVFSLKGGVGVTTIAMNLAGHLYDLTGDKVLLLDLNLFMGDVTSYLNMPMDYTPYDLLRDVDRMDEKLMFSLVNRHDSGIYVMAPPVGISDAEQVGPEDIAAMTAVVKRYFDYIIVDCPHEFSERTLMACSLSDKILVVAHQTIPAVKSTRQVMDFFNEMEFDRDKIEVVLNRYKKDSAMDAAALEGVLEKKIAARISSASPLFEKMTAGGKIVCRGDGKHPINREFRALAGRLTGIHPSPSGLLHRLGGMFR; from the coding sequence ATGAACAATACTCCAAAAGGCATGGTAATCAGCAGTGATAAGGGGCTCTGCCGGGAACTGGCATCGGTGCTTTCCCCAATGGTGGACATCCAGGGGCCGGTGGCCGACATTGCCCTTGGATACCGCCAGGCCAGGGATGCCGCTTCAGAACTGGTGTTTCTGGACCTGGGTGCCGGGGAAAAAGAATGCATGAGTTTTACCCGGCGGATGAAACGGGTGCAGCCGGACACCCAGGTGCTCATGGTGGGGGCGGCCAAGGATCCCGGCCTCCTTCTTGACGCCATGCGGGCGGGGGTTTCGGATTTTCTGTTTTCGCCTTTTAACAATGCAGAAATCTCTGATGCGGTTCAGGGGGCCCTTGCCAGGGGGGGGGACGGTTCCGGCGGAGGGGAGGTGGTTTCCGTGTTCAGCCTCAAAGGCGGGGTCGGGGTCACCACCATTGCCATGAATCTGGCCGGGCATCTTTACGATCTGACAGGGGACAAGGTGCTGCTTCTGGATCTCAACCTTTTTATGGGGGATGTGACAAGTTATCTGAATATGCCAATGGACTATACCCCCTATGACCTGCTCCGTGATGTGGACCGTATGGATGAAAAGCTGATGTTTTCCTTGGTGAACCGCCATGACTCGGGAATATATGTGATGGCCCCGCCGGTTGGCATCAGCGATGCCGAACAGGTCGGCCCCGAGGACATCGCTGCCATGACCGCTGTGGTGAAACGGTATTTCGATTATATTATTGTGGACTGTCCCCATGAATTTTCCGAGCGGACCCTCATGGCCTGCTCCCTTTCGGACAAGATTCTGGTGGTAGCCCATCAGACCATCCCTGCCGTCAAAAGCACCCGTCAGGTCATGGATTTCTTCAATGAGATGGAATTTGACCGGGACAAAATAGAGGTGGTGCTCAACCGTTACAAAAAAGACAGCGCCATGGATGCAGCCGCCCTTGAAGGGGTGCTGGAGAAAAAAATAGCTGCCAGGATCAGCAGCGCTTCCCCCCTTTTTGAAAAAATGACCGCCGGGGGGAAAATTGTATGCCGGGGGGACGGGAAGCATCCCATAAACCGGGAGTTCAGGGCGTTGGCAGGCCGTTTGACCGGTATTCACCCTTCACCTTCTGGCCTGCTGCACCGGCTGGGGGGAATGTTCCGATGA
- a CDS encoding CpaF family protein, with the protein MKLSDRLNAGTGQRTGPVAAKPMDRTRYNRVKSEVHLMLVERLDLSTVTDLSSQELEIAVRNMLNEITLNRDMPLNNRERTLLVSDLVNEITGLGPLEAYINDDSVQDILVNGHSQVIVERDGILETTPVQFRDDKHLMHIIDKIVSGVGRRIDESSPMVDARLADGSRVNVIIPPLALDGPMMSIRKFGKHQFTGDDLMARGAMGSGMFDFLRAAIRSKLNILVSGGTGAGKTTLLNVLSENIPDKERIITIEDSAELRLGQPHVVRLESRPPNVEGKGEATLTDLVKNSLRMRPDRIIVGETRGGEVMDMLQAMNTGHPGSMSTIHANSPKDALSRMEVMANMGTVTYSETALKTLISSAIDIIVQLARLADGKRRVVSITEVRGLRAEAVDLSELFRFLPRGTDGDGNVLGMFKGTGTVPECFNHIAVAGIELDKEIFSREWAIQ; encoded by the coding sequence ATGAAGCTGAGCGACCGGCTCAATGCCGGAACCGGACAGCGGACCGGACCGGTTGCGGCAAAACCCATGGACCGGACCCGCTACAATCGTGTCAAGTCGGAGGTCCACCTGATGCTGGTGGAGCGCCTGGATCTGTCCACGGTGACGGACCTCTCTTCCCAGGAGCTGGAGATCGCTGTCCGGAACATGCTCAACGAAATCACCCTGAACCGGGATATGCCCCTGAACAACAGGGAGCGCACCCTGCTGGTATCGGACCTGGTCAATGAGATAACGGGGCTGGGGCCTTTGGAAGCCTATATCAATGACGATAGCGTACAGGATATCCTTGTCAACGGCCATTCCCAGGTCATTGTTGAACGGGACGGGATTCTGGAAACCACCCCGGTTCAGTTTCGGGACGACAAGCACCTGATGCACATCATCGATAAGATTGTATCCGGTGTCGGCCGGCGGATTGACGAGTCCTCCCCCATGGTGGACGCCCGGCTGGCGGACGGTTCAAGGGTTAACGTGATCATCCCCCCCCTGGCCCTGGACGGCCCCATGATGTCCATCCGGAAATTCGGTAAACACCAGTTCACGGGAGATGATCTCATGGCAAGGGGAGCCATGGGCAGCGGAATGTTCGATTTTTTGCGGGCCGCCATCCGGTCAAAACTCAATATTCTGGTCTCCGGCGGTACCGGCGCCGGAAAGACCACCCTGCTGAATGTATTGTCCGAGAATATCCCGGACAAGGAGCGTATCATCACCATTGAGGACAGTGCGGAGTTACGGCTGGGCCAGCCCCACGTGGTCCGGCTGGAATCCAGGCCTCCCAATGTGGAGGGTAAGGGGGAGGCCACCCTCACTGACCTGGTGAAAAACAGTTTAAGGATGCGGCCGGACCGGATTATCGTTGGGGAAACCCGGGGGGGGGAAGTCATGGATATGCTCCAGGCCATGAATACGGGCCACCCCGGATCCATGTCCACCATCCACGCCAACAGCCCAAAGGACGCCCTTTCCCGCATGGAGGTCATGGCCAATATGGGGACGGTAACCTATTCGGAGACCGCCCTTAAAACTCTGATTTCCAGTGCCATTGACATCATTGTCCAGCTAGCCCGCCTGGCCGACGGCAAGCGCCGGGTGGTCTCCATCACCGAGGTCAGGGGACTGCGCGCCGAGGCCGTTGACCTTTCCGAACTGTTCCGCTTTCTGCCCCGGGGCACAGACGGGGACGGGAATGTGTTGGGCATGTTTAAAGGGACCGGGACCGTACCTGAGTGTTTCAATCATATTGCCGTGGCCGGTATTGAGCTTGACAAAGAGATTTTCAGCCGGGAATGGGCCATTCAATGA
- a CDS encoding type II secretion system F family protein, with product MLIYTIVFFIIFLVTLVIFFIKDRLGSRRQRRFLKSAFGTDGRNRPVPERRLGPEALRKKRIPATGLSLGALNYLLIAAGIPFSPERFIMMAAGAAGLAAFLIFTLLDNPLAAAGAFLLCLSLPVIFLYIKKKKIEQQLIVQMPDALGMIVRALRVGQSVDSALKDVAVAVPAPFGTEVRIIYEEIRMGIPFDQALRNFEARYPALADVKIFATAFIIQREIGGSLSQILEGLSDTIKKRFYFQRQVKTYSAEARVSAVIIGLLPLLFVVVSYLFNPDYITRLTDTSLGRILVFAAFALEGAGFLVMKKMAEIKV from the coding sequence ATGCTCATATACACCATTGTTTTTTTCATTATATTCCTGGTCACCCTGGTTATTTTTTTCATCAAGGACCGGCTGGGCAGCCGGCGGCAAAGGCGGTTTTTAAAGTCTGCTTTCGGCACCGACGGACGGAACCGGCCGGTTCCGGAACGCCGCCTGGGGCCGGAGGCGTTAAGAAAAAAACGCATCCCGGCAACGGGGTTGAGTCTCGGGGCATTAAATTATCTTCTCATTGCCGCAGGCATTCCGTTTTCCCCGGAACGATTTATTATGATGGCCGCAGGGGCTGCAGGCCTGGCCGCGTTTTTAATTTTTACACTCCTGGACAACCCGCTGGCCGCTGCCGGAGCCTTCCTCCTCTGCCTGTCCCTGCCAGTCATCTTCCTCTATATAAAGAAAAAGAAAATCGAGCAGCAGCTCATTGTACAGATGCCCGATGCCCTGGGCATGATTGTCCGGGCCCTGAGGGTGGGGCAATCCGTGGACAGCGCCCTTAAAGATGTGGCTGTGGCCGTTCCCGCCCCCTTCGGCACCGAGGTCAGAATTATATATGAGGAGATCCGCATGGGCATCCCCTTTGACCAGGCCCTGAGGAATTTTGAAGCACGGTACCCGGCCTTGGCCGATGTAAAGATATTTGCCACGGCCTTTATCATCCAGCGGGAAATCGGGGGCAGCCTCTCCCAGATTCTGGAGGGATTGAGCGACACCATCAAGAAACGATTTTATTTCCAGCGCCAGGTCAAAACCTATAGCGCAGAGGCGCGGGTGAGCGCCGTGATCATCGGCCTGCTGCCCCTGCTCTTTGTGGTGGTTTCCTATCTGTTCAATCCGGATTATATCACCCGGCTGACGGATACCTCCCTGGGCCGCATCCTGGTGTTTGCCGCCTTTGCATTAGAAGGGGCCGGATTTCTGGTAATGAAAAAGATGGCAGAGATAAAGGTATGA
- a CDS encoding type II secretion system F family protein produces the protein MIFPNILDVLVFCLASGTTFCMISWIDVRYRRRMTEKRLGIAVSPQPKAGKKTASLNRVVLTLGQVAAPKKDKEISKIRARLCYAGYRDEGAPMGFYGLKLGGGLLLSGLFFFFQLALGLVSPRTPLMLFIPFGFGYLLPDMVLKHRAKARVTSIFRELPDTLDLLVICLYAGLGFDYALYRVCSELRDIAPILSGEFGRYFLETKSGLVRETALKNLAERNGSEPLKSVVNVLLQSSRIGTDMARALKVYTDTMRKERQQMAEEQGAKLGTKLTLPLVVFILPALMLIILGPVIINFVKLVTEGF, from the coding sequence ATGATTTTCCCGAATATCCTGGATGTACTGGTATTCTGCCTGGCGTCGGGCACTACATTCTGCATGATTTCCTGGATAGATGTCCGCTACAGGCGGCGGATGACGGAGAAGCGGCTGGGCATCGCGGTCTCCCCCCAGCCAAAGGCCGGTAAGAAGACAGCCTCCCTGAACCGGGTGGTTCTTACCCTGGGCCAGGTGGCGGCACCGAAAAAGGATAAAGAGATTTCCAAAATCAGGGCGCGTCTCTGTTACGCCGGTTACCGGGACGAGGGCGCGCCGATGGGTTTTTACGGGTTGAAGCTTGGCGGGGGGCTGCTGCTATCCGGCCTTTTCTTTTTTTTCCAATTGGCACTGGGCCTTGTGTCACCCCGGACCCCCCTCATGCTGTTCATTCCCTTCGGGTTCGGGTATTTACTCCCGGATATGGTTTTAAAACACCGGGCCAAAGCAAGGGTTACGAGCATCTTCAGGGAGCTTCCGGACACTTTGGACCTGCTGGTCATCTGCCTTTACGCCGGCCTGGGTTTCGACTATGCCCTTTACCGGGTATGCAGTGAACTCAGGGACATTGCCCCCATCCTGTCCGGGGAGTTCGGCCGGTATTTCCTTGAAACCAAAAGCGGCCTTGTCCGGGAAACCGCGCTGAAAAACCTGGCCGAGCGGAACGGGTCCGAGCCCCTGAAAAGCGTGGTCAACGTACTGCTGCAATCCTCCAGAATCGGGACGGACATGGCAAGGGCCCTGAAAGTCTATACAGACACCATGCGCAAAGAGCGCCAGCAGATGGCCGAGGAGCAGGGGGCCAAGCTGGGGACGAAACTGACCCTCCCCCTGGTGGTTTTTATCCTGCCGGCCCTGATGCTCATTATCCTGGGGCCGGTGATCATTAATTTTGTTAAGCTTGTTACAGAGGGATTTTAA
- a CDS encoding tetratricopeptide repeat protein, which yields MTTESSARCVKRWGPVVLLLAVSLLAPGCMGAWQKKADKGVHTPEAVRKSPEVWDTSQLEPDHTALARDLVGKGFYDVALVQLKTAVEKGASGVETFNLAGVCTRETGESAQSLAYFKRALALEPDNASVNNNIAILYTLMDKTKDARRHFSRAVALDPARGDYFNNFGYFLMAHGDNTGAEALFRQALALAPSNETAVNNLAICLGRQDKDSQALTLLMDHQPAEQAFYNMGCIYREGNDPVRARAMFELSRKNAPDQKIKSQKVFDRQVMNPNAPADSAPAEGMAGDVAHTIYTKKYLPGMKADNALKSKD from the coding sequence ATGACCACGGAGAGTTCTGCGAGATGCGTTAAAAGATGGGGCCCTGTCGTTTTATTGCTGGCTGTTTCGCTTTTGGCCCCGGGCTGCATGGGGGCCTGGCAAAAAAAGGCGGACAAGGGTGTCCACACACCAGAAGCCGTCCGCAAATCCCCGGAAGTGTGGGATACCAGTCAACTTGAACCCGATCATACCGCCCTGGCCCGTGATCTGGTCGGCAAGGGGTTCTATGATGTGGCCTTGGTACAGCTCAAAACGGCCGTGGAAAAAGGGGCGTCCGGTGTAGAGACCTTTAACCTGGCCGGGGTCTGTACAAGGGAAACCGGAGAGAGTGCCCAAAGCCTGGCCTATTTTAAGCGTGCCCTGGCCCTGGAACCGGACAACGCTTCAGTCAATAATAATATCGCCATCCTTTACACCCTCATGGATAAAACCAAGGATGCCCGGAGACACTTCAGCCGTGCCGTGGCCCTGGATCCGGCCCGCGGGGATTATTTTAACAACTTTGGTTATTTCCTTATGGCGCATGGGGACAATACCGGAGCCGAGGCCCTGTTCCGTCAGGCCCTTGCCCTGGCGCCTTCCAACGAAACCGCCGTGAATAACCTGGCCATCTGCCTGGGCCGTCAGGATAAGGACAGCCAAGCATTGACGCTGCTCATGGACCACCAGCCGGCGGAACAGGCATTTTACAACATGGGGTGTATCTACAGGGAGGGAAATGACCCCGTCCGGGCCCGGGCCATGTTTGAATTGTCCAGAAAGAATGCGCCGGATCAGAAAATCAAAAGCCAGAAGGTCTTTGACCGCCAGGTGATGAATCCCAACGCCCCGGCTGATTCTGCCCCGGCAGAGGGCATGGCCGGGGATGTGGCCCACACCATTTATACCAAGAAATACCTGCCCGGCATGAAGGCGGACAATGCCCTTAAAAGCAAAGACTAA
- a CDS encoding DUF1573 domain-containing protein: MSTETEAPGAMKHIITTILTSLCFLICWTAGLWAAPTHPAENTGGHQGPKLFVKDSSFHGGTLVEGVKLIHDFTLENQGGAPLILTSVTSDCSCTATNADRTILPGKTGRVRAVFNTEGWSGAVVRKIRINTNDPRLPVTLLEVGADILERISVKPGRVFFNGLRDRPMERTVEISTPDRRRIELSLLEARLSDQVGFHLNENRDKTRWEVIFKNKALRPGSERGRVTFKTGLKKQPKLTVPVFSRILDPYQAIPRELSFGKISPAAPKAKRLTIRSHDGTPFKVASVAAEKPVIETETRTLKPGIVILTARPHLVPGASGTVETTLALSLAGKAGNLILKIPVRMKIK; encoded by the coding sequence ATGTCAACAGAAACTGAGGCCCCGGGTGCCATGAAGCACATTATAACAACCATTTTGACTTCACTATGTTTTCTGATCTGCTGGACTGCCGGTCTCTGGGCGGCACCAACCCACCCGGCGGAGAATACAGGCGGGCACCAGGGCCCCAAGCTTTTTGTCAAAGACAGTTCTTTCCATGGCGGCACCCTGGTTGAGGGGGTGAAGCTGATCCACGACTTTACCCTTGAAAACCAAGGGGGCGCCCCCTTGATTCTTACCTCCGTCACCAGCGACTGCAGTTGCACGGCCACCAATGCGGACAGGACCATCCTGCCCGGAAAAACCGGCAGGGTCAGGGCCGTATTCAACACTGAGGGGTGGTCCGGGGCCGTTGTCCGAAAAATCCGTATTAACACCAATGACCCCCGACTTCCCGTCACCCTGCTGGAAGTCGGGGCTGACATCCTGGAACGGATCTCAGTCAAACCGGGACGGGTCTTCTTTAACGGCCTCAGGGACAGGCCCATGGAACGAACCGTGGAGATCAGCACGCCGGACCGCCGCCGGATTGAGTTGTCTTTATTGGAAGCCCGGCTATCGGATCAGGTGGGATTCCATTTAAATGAAAACAGGGATAAAACCCGATGGGAGGTAATTTTCAAAAATAAGGCCCTACGGCCCGGCTCCGAAAGGGGGCGGGTAACCTTTAAAACAGGCCTTAAAAAGCAGCCGAAACTCACCGTCCCGGTATTTTCCAGAATCCTTGATCCCTATCAGGCGATTCCCCGGGAATTGTCATTTGGAAAAATCAGTCCAGCCGCGCCCAAGGCAAAACGCCTGACCATCAGATCCCATGACGGCACCCCATTTAAAGTTGCTTCGGTGGCTGCGGAAAAACCGGTCATTGAAACGGAAACCAGGACGCTGAAACCGGGAATCGTCATTCTCACCGCCAGGCCGCATCTTGTTCCAGGCGCATCCGGCACCGTTGAGACAACGCTTGCCCTTTCCCTGGCAGGCAAGGCCGGAAATCTGATCCTGAAGATACCCGTCCGGATGAAAATAAAATAA
- a CDS encoding VPLPA-CTERM sorting domain-containing protein, whose translation MKTKALFTAIMLTMVLSFSGNALAALSFYITSDYALGNENLTFTLKMETDAPLTVAGGYNFEFEYDNTELIFDSLVLTPPNGLYSSLFGPFNYDESNGTINNVTMGLFMGMPPTTLEADIYDIGTFTFNVRNDAAVANGETDFNFDFEDSMFPNSTKQYCDAFLLDVSSASPVPVPSAVWLLGTGLLGLAGIRRKRA comes from the coding sequence ATGAAAACAAAAGCTCTATTTACAGCTATTATGCTTACAATGGTATTGTCTTTTTCCGGCAATGCATTGGCCGCGCTATCATTTTACATTACATCAGATTATGCCCTTGGAAATGAAAACCTGACGTTTACCCTTAAAATGGAAACAGATGCCCCCCTTACCGTCGCAGGCGGATACAATTTTGAATTTGAATATGATAATACTGAATTGATATTTGACTCTCTCGTCCTGACACCGCCAAATGGCCTTTATTCATCATTGTTCGGACCGTTTAATTATGATGAGAGTAATGGAACAATCAACAATGTTACAATGGGCCTTTTCATGGGTATGCCCCCGACAACACTTGAAGCCGATATCTACGACATAGGTACATTTACCTTTAATGTTCGAAACGATGCAGCAGTCGCAAACGGTGAAACGGATTTCAATTTTGATTTTGAAGATTCCATGTTTCCCAACAGTACCAAGCAATATTGCGATGCTTTCTTATTGGATGTAAGCTCAGCATCCCCAGTACCCGTTCCTTCAGCCGTATGGCTTCTGGGCACCGGCCTTTTAGGTCTTGCAGGCATCAGGCGCAAAAGGGCATAA